The Vitis vinifera cultivar Pinot Noir 40024 chromosome 18, ASM3070453v1 region GGATAATGCTTTTATAAATCCAATTAAGTGGTGAGTCCATTCTTGGCTTTTTATGCTTATAAGGTATCTCTATAATGCAATAATATGCTGTCCCAACAAATAATGTTGTAGCCTTGTATAGCTTTTTAGCAACAAGTATTAGTGTCCCTCTTGCTACATGACACCATAAACTTTCACTTTCCACTCAAATATTgcaagattttatttatttatttattataatctGTATCTATATGTTTTTGTGCTCATGCAAATTCCCTAGTGAGTTGTACATAAAGGGCCATTCCTTACATATgcctttttataaaggaaatttGGGTGTTTGTTATTCTCTCTAGAGAGATTCTTGCAAGGTACTTTTGGCTCAAAAatcttttatttgctttctagaagttcaaattttatttttaaatccactaaccatttatttatatatttaagtaattatattaaagttatactgataaaaatattggttttcAAGGATAATTTGGGGATTGTACAGATATATTATCAGAATGtatcataaacaaaaaaatttaatggaatggaaattaatcaaaattcataaaaatatagataaaaactctaaaatttaaaaataacaataatatatattgtattgaagttattttattgaataaaatgatGTATTTAGATTGAAATTAGTGACATTTATGAAGTATAAAGGAATATTagtgttaaaataaaaattaaaagatattatatttatataaataattaaaatccttaaaaattatattcataatttatcttatcaaataatttttatttaaaaatgtattttataagACCATAGAACTTCATTATTGGTTTTGATatttaagtcaatttttaaataaaattttctttttaatatcttaaaataaaacttCTAAAAATTAGACAAAATTATAAggataaaagtataaaaaataaaaagtggagtgaaagataattttttaattttataaaatagaattaatgtgataatatgaaaaataaataaaaataaaaggataatataaaataaatataaagttaaaataaaaataaaaataaaaaataaagatgaaaagcattttttaaaaatatctaatttttcaCCGTTTTTAATAGTTGAttgttttgagaatttttcatCTTGGTAGCGAATTTTTCCACCAAATTCATGCCCTTTGTtgaattttcatcaattttatctAATTATTATAACTCATTTCCTTCGTTTCCCTTTGACCACTTTTAATGATATTTCGAGAAAATATCTCAAGATTTTcatccttaaaaataaatagtaactaaatataataaaaaattactctAATTAGagaaatatcaaattattttaaaagattaaaatagtgtttattttttggctaaataaaaaagtcaaaatattttattttttctattcaactaaaagtaatttgttgacatattccaacataattaaattaaatatatttataacaaaTTCACTTTAATTGTGTTGGATGTTGTCAACATATTACTTttagttaaatagaaaaaactaaacattttgactttttttattcagttaaaaaataaataccactaattttttattaataactaACTTATTGTTTAataatgtattattatttttatttcatttttaatataagaatGTCTATATGTGTTATATTTTAGAATAGACAAATTATGTAAAGCTTCAAGCCtaactaattatttattttcgtttttatatgaaatataaatagaTTTAATATCGAAAACGATTTAATGATATGATGCATATATTTGGTACCTTAATTCCACAagataaaactatttttgattTAAAAGGCTTAGAGTCTATTATGGGATGATTTTCtaaagaggtttttttttttaaagtaggtatttagtaaaatttaagaaatacttttaaaagtcgaaaaaatcacttgaattattttttgaagaaatatttgattaatagttcttttaaaaacaattctaataAAAACAGTCTAACCCACTATTActtattcactattttattttcattcatttttattctaaaaataaattctaaatttaatttctaggAAAGTAATTACCCATAATTATTGTTACATTAACTTTTTGGATGTAGAGAATCATacctaataaaataagtaattatttttatcttggctttttgaaaatagaaaaaatttccTAACAAAAGTAATATAAGTTATTATTTGTAACATGACCATTTTAGGATGAAGCTAATTTTAGCaaaatgtttataaataattatttgtacCATCGCAAGATCCAAAGTGggtaaatcctaaaaaaaaataattataagtaaTTATTAATTTGGACCATAACTTTTCATAGAGAGAGTACATACTGTGCATTGTCCttttgggagagagagaggggaaaAATGACAAAGtcttttttagagagagaaagagagatttcTAACAAATGAGGGAGAGATTTAGAGATGTGGCTTTTGGgggagatatttttttttaatattattatttttataattaatcttattttcctttttattatttgaaagaataataaaattagaaaaaaaagtcgttattttttattataaaataaatagaaaataaatgttttttgttttcacatCTCTGTCTTATATAAATGAAGTGGAGGTGGACGGAGGTGGCTTTGTAAAGGTGATCAAAATGAAGAGCGAAACAGGTGAAGATTACAGGACGGAGCTCCTCCATCAGGCGCGGCCGGAGGCTAAGTCATGGCGGCTCAATCTCAGAGAGTTCCGGCTGCCGGAGCGGAGGTCGGCCGACCCGCCTTTCAGTTTGAAAGGCCTTCTTCATCACATGACTCCAAGTATGTATGATTTTGCTGTAAATCTCTTGTTATTTTATGTAGTTAGTTTGATGCGATGGTCATGAGCTTCTGCATTCAAGATGATGaactttctttgatttttttgggaGTTTCAGAGACGTTATTTGGGAGTGATGGAGACTCCTtttgtttgaaagaaaatgtaaacTTACAAGagttttctctcttttttcctttttggttttctttccatggattccatcaaaatttaatgaagCTATATTTCTTGATGTCAACCTACAtccttccttcttcttcttcattttttttttttttttgcatttttggtTTTCATGAGATGTGTACTTATTCAAAATTTACTCCAGTTATGTTTTAATGTGGAGATTGAGGGTCTTttttctttgaagaaaaaattgatcaattctGTAGATCCTTAGGCTATGTAATTTAGtttagagaaataaaataaagaggaaaatagaagaaaaaaaatgaactaaacGTAATTAACTTTAGTCTTCTTCAACCTCTGAATATTAGCATTTGTTCACATTCCTATTCCTATGATATGAAAACAAATATCATTTCTAGCTAAATGATATGGTGGGTTATTTTTGGATTCCATATTCGAATATCGAATGTTTTTTAGCCCTGAATGTTGACGTTTTTTTACCCGtcattgtttcctttttttcttgtagtgttcATTCTAGAACGAGATAAGATGCTGGGTCAGTGTTAAGTAATTATAAagtatgttattattattattattatggatgTAATTAAGTaaagaatttggaaaataatggCCTCATTTGCATCTCAGATTCTCTGAATTCTGTACTATGTGACTCAAAGGCTTAGAGGCTTTAGGAAACTTCCTTCCCCCCgcccccccacccccaccccccaaCCCAACTTTTGGGTACAAAGAATAACTTTATGTCTACTCCTTTAGATTTGGAAATTTGGGAACAAAGGAACTCTCCCTGTGATTTACTGAACATTTATTATGGAAAATGGTAGTCCACAACCCTCCAGACAGCAGCAAACAACCTTCAACATTGGATATTGCTTATTTTTAATCCATCTTGATGGAATGTTGTTGGGTCTGTTTCTTCATTATTGTAGGGAAAAAGGGCAAGGTTGCAGAGTATTACAAGAAGCAGGAAAGGCTCCTTGAAGCATACAATGAGATGGAAACCATTAATTCAATGGGTTGTTTGCCTGGCCGTCTTACTGAGGTTCATCATCTTTCTTCAAATTCAAGCTGAGATTTGGGAGAACCAAACAGGGCATAATTGTTGAAGACTAAATCCACAATTTGTGAgcttttcttatgtttttttttccctcttgtAGGATGAACTGAAGCAGCTTGAAATGAATGAGAGGATGGCCATTTATGCATCCAACATAGCTAATCTTGTGCTTTTTACTGCAAAAGTTTATGCTTCTTTTGAGAGCAGATCATTGGCGGTTATTGCATCGACTCTCGACTCCTTCTTGGATCTCTTGTCTGGGTTTATTCTCTGGTTCACTGCCCATGCCATGAGAACACCGAACCAGTATCGCTATCCCATTGGAAAGAAGCGGATGCAACCGGTGGTAAGTCATCAAAATGCTAATTCATCTCttcaaaaattttttaaaatagcacTTCAGAAGATTAGATACACTAAATTTTAGTATATGATTTTAGTTCTGAGATACCTGTGAAAAGAAACTTGTGAAAGAAATTCTAATCATGTGGTAGGAGAAAGGATATGAGCCATGGAAATGAATCGAGTCTGTAGATTTCTTTACCAAGCAATTCAATGAACTGCTCATTTGGTAGAAGATTTTCCTCTGAACTGGAAGATGCACATTGGATTTTTCTGGTAATGCTAATTGATCTATGAAAAAGACGAAGAAAAAAATACCGGGTTCAAGGCCAAAATGGAAATCCAGTCAAAAGAAAGTATGAATTAAACCCCTAGGAATTTGTTCTTGAAATAATTTTGCAAAATAGCAATTGGGTTTTGTGTATGCAGGGGATCATTGTCTTTGCATCAGTAATGGCAACTCTTGGATTACAGATACTGCTCGAGTCTGTTCGGCAACTCATTTCAGGGGTACGTGCCTCTAATCTTTCTCTTCTGTTCTCTATATAGGGCTGCAAACTGACTTGAAAAATCTGAGTTGAGGAGCAAATATTCATAGGCAGGGCAAGGTTCCCACTCTGGTTTAATTGGAATTTTATATGATTCTCAGATGTGCTATGTTACATAGGCACAACTGTTATGCAACATAGAATAGCAGGCTGTCAATAGTCTTATGCAAAGGCCAGTCATGTACTGATCTTGGTCAGTCAGATTTTCTAGGGAAGCAAACAGTTTATGTTATTTACTTTGGAAAGAATTTTAGCCAATGTGCATGAAAAATTTGTGCTGTTTAATTAATGGTTGCTAATGCTCTCTACAGTCTCGTTCAAAAATGGATGGTGAGAAGGAAAAATGGATGATTGGGATTATGGTTTCTGTCACAGTAGTGAAGTTTGTGCTCATGGTCTACTGCCGGAGGTTCAAGAACGAAATAGTTAGCGCCTATGCTAAAGACCATTTCTTTGATGTCATCACAAACTCCATCGGTTTAGCAACCGCAGTCCTGGCTGTTCATTTCTACTGGTGGATTGATCCTGTTGGCGCTCTAATAGTGAGTTCACAACCATTTAAATGTCCTCCACAAATGCTGCTTCTCTTTGGATATGTTTGGTTACCGAAAAGTACAAGcaaagaaaaagtttttttttaaaaatgattttcttatgttcGATTGTATTGCCGATAAGTATAAAACTTACatatttccctcaaatttttgaagaaccaaacatagctttagTGATGGTTCATGATGATATCTTTTATTGTCAACCTAGATTGCAGGATATACAATTGGTACCTGGGCGAAGACCGTCATTGAGAATGTGTGGTCACTGATTGGAAGAAGTGCACCACCGGATTTCTTGGCAAAACTAACCTATCTCATATGGAACCACCATGAAGATATCAAGCATATTGACACAGTGAGAGCATATACTTTTGGTTCTCATTACTTTGTGGAGGTAGACATAGTGTTGCCAGAAGACATGTTCCTTGGCCGAGCACATAACATCGGTGAGACTCTCCAAGAGAAGTTAGAGCAACTACCTGAAGTAGAACGTGCATTTGTACATATAGATTTTGAGTTTACTCATAGGCCCGAGCACAAGACAAAggtatgatgatgatgatgatgatgctgAGCCAAGTTTAGGATTTTTGGATGCATAGGAGATCTTAAATAACTTGCTAATGGAGTGCATATGCATGTCATGTGATGGTTTTGTCTTTACTACgtaatgatgtctatatatacAAATTTTCACCTTATTGTTTAGATATTGAGATGTATCAAAGAAGCTTCTTAAATGTAGAGTTTTATGCTCATTATTGACAACTTTTGTTTGTGATAATCCTCCCCATGTATTTTGGattttcctcttcattaatcTTTATCATGTGAGATGATGAAAGTGTTTGTTAAGAGCTATTGCTCTTACCTTTATGGAAAAGAAGAAGACTGTTTGGTTTTCGGAAAAATTTGAGGGataatgcaagagaaagaaaatagagaagatatGCAAAACGAAAaagagtaaagaaaaataaaaataaattttaaatcattaaattatttttatatactacttcaaatttatttaacttattttaattgtttgatataaagattaaataattttaaaatacacaaatttctaactaattttaattatatttgtttttttttatgataaaatcaaatataagaaaatcattttttttttccagttctTAGTagtttctaggaaccaaacataaccaaaagatttatgaaaaatatttttcggATGATCTTGAGATTAGCCATTGTTATTTGATAGTTGGTAACGAGAGCCCATCAAAGCACTTTTATTTgtaacattttttagaatcatttaGCTGATTGCTTAATTATATTGGTAGAAGCAAAAAGTATTGCATGGCAGTTAAACTATTAAGTGTTATATTGgtagaagcaaaaaaaattatgttatattaagtttaaatactgaatttaatttgatcattttaaaGAGAGATAATGAtctaatttttgtaagaaagcatttttcaaaaataggaagtgtttttaaactCCTTTCAAAATCAATCCCAATCAAACTTCGAGTCAAATTATGACTAATCATTTGAATGATTACTTTTGTGTTTTAACTACACAAATTTTAtccattaaattttttagaaaactaaaaatctttcttttttttgtttgttctcTTATCAATGCCATGGTTAACTTGATAGTAGGAGAGGGGTTGGCCAAGTCGGCCTAACCCTTATACTAATCTTCTACTCATAGCTTCATGAACAAGGATAGTTGAGGATAACTTCGAGTCAATAAAGGACAAAATAATATGCACTTTAAAAGTCGGATTTGTTATAAACAAATGTCATGTTATTAGCCAATACCTCTAATTTTACCTTAGATATCTTGTTTCAATGAAAACAAAAGTAGTTTACTTTAGTCATTAttcattgttttattatttctcaaactttcatccaaaattttctctctctctctctctctatatatattaatgatatcAATATTCTCTTTGTTTCAGGCTCGTTATTTAGAGGAAAGAGcaaagaaacaaagagagattaataaataaagaaataaagtaTAAGAatattatgaaagaaaatcaaagtaATTAGAATAATTTCTAGTGTATATTCAAATGAGATTTGCTTTTTCTTTAGTGAGTTTCTAGATTTATTAATGAAAGTATTATAATGgtgtaaaaatataataacataaCAAATTTCGATGATGAAATTTTTGTGAGGAGGGAAGAGTGTAACATTCCCACCTTGAAGTCAAGGATATTTATGTAATttgcaaattaatttttttaaaaaggaaaaggtgAGGGAAGAGTGTAACATTCCACTTTGAATTTAAGGATATTTATGTAatttacaaattaatttttttaaaacgaaAAGATGAGTGAGatatttttggttttgtaaCCACTCACTATTTTTATCCCGCTCTAATTTCTCCTCAttatcaaaaattgaaaagacgAAATAGTGTATAAAAGcaaaaaccaaaaaggaaaagaaaattttagtataaaacGAGATTaggtttaaatattaaattaaattgaacatgcaaaatgttataaattgaattgaataaaataggataatcattgaatttatttttgagatatttaaaaacttataatgttttaattatGCTTTAATTATTTGAATCAATCGAGGACATGTGAAATAATCTTATAGCCCTTGGCTTCTAAGTTCAGGGTGTCACATTTGGATTGTTAGATATACAATGAGGCtaataaacaatatataaattaaatatcaatttccctaaatattttactaatagaccaaaaattaataaataaaaacttatcactaatatttatttaattataattctttttccaaaagaaataaaaaaaaattctacatcgcgattacttttcaaaatagacaccaaattaattttttaagtcaCATCAGTTtccattttataattttgtttatgttaaaaaaagttttaactttaaggttaaaatcataatcaccaactataacttttatataaaaaataaaaaaaataatatatagacCCTGAAGTGGCATGAACGTACTACTTTgatgaatattttcaaaataaatcaagattaattttttttttttttcaaaaaagattACTTTGATTGCAAG contains the following coding sequences:
- the LOC100853409 gene encoding metal tolerance protein 10 yields the protein MKSETGEDYRTELLHQARPEAKSWRLNLREFRLPERRSADPPFSLKGLLHHMTPRKKGKVAEYYKKQERLLEAYNEMETINSMGCLPGRLTEDELKQLEMNERMAIYASNIANLVLFTAKVYASFESRSLAVIASTLDSFLDLLSGFILWFTAHAMRTPNQYRYPIGKKRMQPVGIIVFASVMATLGLQILLESVRQLISGSRSKMDGEKEKWMIGIMVSVTVVKFVLMVYCRRFKNEIVSAYAKDHFFDVITNSIGLATAVLAVHFYWWIDPVGALIIAGYTIGTWAKTVIENVWSLIGRSAPPDFLAKLTYLIWNHHEDIKHIDTVRAYTFGSHYFVEVDIVLPEDMFLGRAHNIGETLQEKLEQLPEVERAFVHIDFEFTHRPEHKTKV